One Amaranthus tricolor cultivar Red isolate AtriRed21 chromosome 10, ASM2621246v1, whole genome shotgun sequence genomic window carries:
- the LOC130825378 gene encoding zinc finger BED domain-containing protein DAYSLEEPER-like produces MNVWSIESLILSYCNIEDESISNMAKGMKAKFDKYWENYSMILSMAAILDPRLKLQYVKFCFVQLDGRSAEYKTEKVKESLFKLFEEYSQVDISPLGCTRVGSGNASLAAFSSYENSSSQGRTQLDDYLGEHKLDPLSDLDVLGWWKDNAKRFPQVASMARDLLSIPITTVASESSFSLGSRILTKWRASLLPESAETLVTTRSCLYGYDVENGKLSFFFCILRNKEIHS; encoded by the exons ATGAATGTCTGGTCAATTGAGTCTCTCATATTGAGTTATTGTAATATTGAGGATGAGTCGATAAGCAATATGGCGAAGGGCATGAAGGCTAAATTTGATAAGTATTGGGAAAACTATAGCATGATTCTTTCCATGGCTGCCATTTTAGATCCTCGCTTAAAACTTCAATATGTGaagttttgttttgtgcaaTTAGATGGTAGAAGTGCTGAATATAAGACTGAGAAAGTGAAAGAAAGTCTCTTCAAGCTATTTGAAGAGTATTCACAAGTTGATATTTCTCCCCTTGGTTGTACTAGAGTTGGAAGCGGGAATGCAAGTCTTGCT GCGTTTTCATCTTATGAGAATTCTTCTTCTCAAGGTAGAACACAACTAGATGACTACTTAGGTGAGCATAAATTGGATCCTTTGTCGGATTTGGATGTTCTTGGTTGGTGGAAGGATAATGCTAAAAGGTTTCCACAAGTTGCAAGTATGGCAAGAGATTTGTTAAGTATTCCAATTACTACTGTTGCTTCCGAGTCGAGTTTTAGCTTGGGAAGTAGGATACTAACAAAATGGAGAGCTTCCTTACTACCGGAGAGTGCCGAGACTTTGGTCACAACCCGAAGTTGTCTATATGGATATGATGTTGAAAATGGTAaattgtctttctttttttgcattttgagaaataaagagATTCATAGCTAA